The Bos indicus x Bos taurus breed Angus x Brahman F1 hybrid chromosome 15, Bos_hybrid_MaternalHap_v2.0, whole genome shotgun sequence genome includes a window with the following:
- the LOC113905122 gene encoding LOW QUALITY PROTEIN: olfactory receptor 5AL1-like (The sequence of the model RefSeq protein was modified relative to this genomic sequence to represent the inferred CDS: deleted 1 base in 1 codon; substituted 1 base at 1 genomic stop codon) — translation MAKGNYSAVSEFILLGLTDNPELQATPFGVFLVIYFASVLGNLGLIVLIQISPQLHTSMYFFLSHLAFIDFSFTSSVTPNTLVNFLCEVKSITFYACVIQVCCFITFVVCEQYLLSVMAYDRYVAICNPLLYAILMPKKLCNRIIASTYIYGFVVGLVQTVTTFLLSFCGSNRVNHFYCEDVPLVALACSDTHVKELMLLIIAGFNTLCSLLIVMISYIFILFAILRIRSAEGRQKAFSTCVSHLTSITIFYATIIFMYLLPNSSHSLNTDXFALAFYMVVIPMLNPLIYSLRNQELKNALKRIIEKLHLAIK, via the exons ATGGCAAAAGGCAATTATTCTGCAGTGTCTGAGTTTATCCTCTTGGGACTCACAGATAATCCGGAACTTCAAGCCACTCCCTTTGGTGTGTTCCTAGTAATCTATTTTGCTAGTGTCCTGGGTAATCTTGGTTTGATTGTGCTAATACAAATCAGCCCGCAGCTTCACAcatccatgtat ttttttctcagccACCTggctttcattgatttttcttttacttcgtCTGTCACCCCAAACACCTTGGTGAATTTCCTGTGTGAAGTTAAAAGTATAACATTTTATGCATGTGTCATCCAGGTGTGCTGCTTCATCACATTTGTAGTTTGTGAACAGTATTTGCTCTCAGTCATGGCCTATGACAGGTATGTTGCCATTTGCAACCCTTTACTCTATGCCATCCTCATGCCTAAAAAACTCTGTAATCGGATCATTGCTAGCACATATATTTATGGATTCGTTGTGGGTCTTGTGCAGACAGTCACAACATTCCTCTTGTCTTTCTGTGGTTCCAATAGGGTCAACCACTTCTACTGTGAGGACGTTCCCTTGGTCGCTCTGGCTTGCTCTGACACTCATGTCAAAGAGCTGATGCTGCTAATCATTGCTGGGTTTAACACCCTTTGCTCTCTACTGATCGTGATGATTTCTTATATCTTCATCCTCTTTGCCATTCTGAGGATCCGTTCTGCTGAAGGAAGGCAAAAAGCCTTTTCTACCTGTGTTTCCCATCTCACCTCCATCACCATATTTTATGCAACAATCATTTTTATGTACCTCCTGCCCAATTCAAGCCATTCTCTGAACACAGATTAATTTGCTTTGGCATTCTATATGGTAGTGATTCCCATGTTAAACCCATTGATCTACAGCTTGAGGAATCAGGAACTGAAGAATGCACTGAAGAgaattatagaaaagttgcaTTTGGCTATCAAATAA
- the LOC113904669 gene encoding olfactory receptor 8K3-like — MEPHNGTVLSEFILMGITDCPELQAPLFVLFLIIYVISVVGNFGMVILTKVDSRLQTPMYFFLRHLAFTDLGYSTTVGPKMLVNFVADKNKISYYFCATQLTFFLVFIISELFILAAMSYDRYVAICNPLLYPVVMSQRVCQVLVAMPYLYSIFESLLIAVKIFDSSFCGYNVIRHFYCDSLPLLSLLCSNASEIGLIILISAGFNLIFSLLIVLVSYLLILASVLRMSSAEGRQKAFSTCGSHLTVVTVFYGALIFMYVQPESHHSFDTDKMASIFYTLIIPMLNPLIYSLRNKDVKHALQSTWKRICNSFS; from the coding sequence ATGGAACCACACAATGGAACAGTGCTGAGTGAATTCATCCTTATGGGAATCACAGACTGCCCTGAGCTGCAGGCTCCACTGTTTGTGCTCTTCCTCATCATCTATGTGATCTCTGTGGTGGGCAACTTTGGCATGGTCATCCTCACTAAGGTGGACTCCAGGCTGCAGAcacccatgtacttctttctcaggCACCTGGCTTTCACTGATCTTGGTTATTCAACAACCGTGGGCCCCAAAATGTTAGTAAATTTTGTGGcggataaaaataaaatctcctaTTACTTTTGTGCCACACAGCTCACTTTCTTTCTCGTGTTCATTATTAGTGAGCTTTTTATTCTGGCAGCAAtgtcctatgaccgctatgtggccatctgtaaccCTCTGCTCTACCCAGTGGTCATGTCACAAAGGGTATGTCAAGTGCTGGTGGCAATGCCCTATTTGTATAGCATATTTGAGTCTCTTCTTATTGCTGTAAAAATATTTGACTCATCATTCTGTGGCTATAATGTCATCAGACATTTCTACTGTGACAGTCTTCCCTTGTTATCTTTGCTCTGCTCAAATGCAAGTGAAATTGGACTGATTATTCTTATCTCAGCAggttttaatttgattttctctCTTCTGATAGTTCTCGTGTCTTACCTTCTTATTCTTGCATCCGTTCTCAGGATGAGCTCTGCTGAAGGCAGGCAAAAGGCTTTTTCTACCTGTGGGTCTCACCTGACAGTGGTCACAGTGTTCTATGGGGCTTTAATATTCATGTATGTGCAACCAGAGTCCCACCATTCATTTGACACAGATAAAATGGCATCTATATTTTACACTCTCATTATCCCTATGCTAAATCCCTTGATCTACAGTTTGAGGAACAAAGATGTAAAACATGCCCTACAAAgtacatggaaaagaatatgcaatTCTTTCTCTTAA